In Geotalea uraniireducens, the genomic window ACGACCGTTACCGCCTCGACCGCCCGCTCACCGATCGGCTGGCGGCCGCGAAATACAACAATTTCTACGAGTTCACCTCGGGCAAGGATGTCTGGCGGTACGTCGACCAGTTCGTCACCCGCCCCTGGCAGGTGGCGGTAAGTGGACTGGTGAAAAAGCCGCAGGTGTTTGCGATCGATGAGCTGATCCGGACCATGCCGCTGGAGGAGCGGAGTTATCGCCATCGCTGCGTCGAGGCGTGGGCGATGGCGGTCCCCTGGACCGGTTTCCCGCTCGCCGAACTGGTGAAGCGGGTAGAGCCGCAGTCCGGCGCGACCCATGTCCGTTTCCTCTCCTTCCTGCGCCGGGATCAGGCGCCCAACCAGCGCGGCGTGTTCAGTACCGATCTCTGGCCGTACCACGAAGGGCTGACCCTGGCCGAGGCAACCAATGAGCTGACGTTCCTGGCCGTCGGCGTCTACGGCAAGGAGCTGCCGAAGCAGCACGGCGCGCCGATCCGTCTCGTCACCCCCTGGAAGTACGGTTTCAAGGGAATCAAGTCGATCGTGGCGATCGAATTCGTCGATCACCAGCCGCCGACCTTCTGGAATCAACTGGTCCCCGACGAGTACGGTTTCTGGGCCAACGTTAATCCCGACATGCCGCATCCCCGCTGGTCCCAGCAGACGGAACGGCTGCTCGGCAGCGACGAACAGCGCCAGACCGTGATCTTCAACGGTTACGGCGAGTTCGTCGCCCACCTCTATCAGCCGCCCCGCCGCGAATTTTTCTTCTGAATTACCTGCCATTAGCCGCATAATGTCCTGTCGGCCGTCGTTGCTGTTCCCTTCCGGGCCAATGTTTGTTAAAATGTTTTGTTGGTTGCCCTTGCACTATCCAGGGACCAGGTACCGATCGCTCCAGTGAGGAGAAGCGCGTGAGCCAGCAGAAAACCCAACCGGAAAGCACTCTGCCGAAAAATCTGGCCGCCGATCCCCGGTTTCTGGCGGTCGAGCGGACTATCAAGCAGTATCAGTTTCGGGCCGACGCCCTGATCGAAGTGCTGCATGTCGCCCAGGAGGCGTTCGGTTATCTCAGTGAAGAGTTGATGAGCTACGTCGCCCGCCAGCTGAAGATCCCTTACAGCCGCGTCTACGGCGTTGCCACCTTTTATCATTTCTTCTCCCTGGAGCCTCGTGGTAAGCACAGCTGCGTGGTCTGCACCGGCACCGCCTGTTACGTCAAGCGGTCCAGTGAAATTGTCGCCCGGCTGGAGCAGGAGTTCGACGTCAGGGCCGGCAAGACCACCGCCGACGGTGCTCTTACCCTTTCCACGGTGCGCTGCCTCGGCAGCTGCGGCCTGGCGCCGGTAATGGTCCTCGACGGTGAAACGGTGGGGCGCTGTTCGTCGGAAAGCGCGGTGGCGGCGGTTCATGTGCTCATCGACAGCGGCCGGACGCCGGGGAGTATCGCGGCCGAGGAGCAGTCCCGCCGCAAACGGCGCGGAGGCGGCGCATGATCCGAGCGGAACTGAAACGGATGGCCGAGGAGGAGCGGCAGCGGCAGGAACGGCTTTTCTGTCGGATCATGGTCTGTGCCGGCACTCCATGCCTGTCCGCCGGCGCCCTGCCGGTGTTGGAAGCGCTACGCGAGGCGGTCGCCGAAAGCCGGCTTGACGCTGGGATTGAAGCGGTCGGGACCGGCTGCATGGGCCCCTGCAGCCGGGGACCGCTGGTCAAGGTGCGGATTCGCGGCAAGGAAACGGTTTACGAGCGGGTCACTCCCGAGTTGGCCCGGCAGATTCTCTTCTCGGTCGTCAAGGGTCGGCGGCCGCCGACGGTTGCCGCGCTGCCGCCTGAGCTGCCGTTTTTCGCCCGGCAGATGAAAGTAGTTTTGGCCAACAGCGGCTCAATCAATCCGGAGCGGATCGAAGAGTACGCGGCGTCGGGGGGGTACAGTGCCCTCTCCCATGCCCTGCACGAAATGACCCCGGAGGAAGTCTGTCGCGAAATTTCCACCTCGGGGCTCCGTGGCCGGGGCGGGGCCGGCTATCCGACCGGCGTCAAGTGGAACTTGGCGCGCAAAGCGCCCGGCGAACGTAAATACGTGGTGGCCAACGGCGATGAAGGGGATCCGGGCGCCTACATGGACCGCTCGGTGATGGAGTCCGATCCGCACCGGGTCCTGGAGGGGATGGCTCTGGCCGGTTACGCCATCGGTGCCGAGCAGGGGTTCATCTACGTCCGCGGCGAGTATTACCTGGCGGGGCGCCGGCTCGAAGCGGCGATCCGCGATGCCGAGCGGAAGGGGCTGCTCGGTAGTCGGGTGCTCGGCAGCAATTTCAACTTCCGGATCGATATCCGCACCGGGGCGGGGGCATTCGTCTGTGGCGAGGAGACGTCGCTGATGGCCTCGAT contains:
- the msrP gene encoding protein-methionine-sulfoxide reductase catalytic subunit MsrP; translated protein: MTTRKRFSLPANELTAEAVFRERRTFLKLLGFAGLNAWPFLQACSNFAMESRELGGTLVNLKTLPARPNDRYRLDRPLTDRLAAAKYNNFYEFTSGKDVWRYVDQFVTRPWQVAVSGLVKKPQVFAIDELIRTMPLEERSYRHRCVEAWAMAVPWTGFPLAELVKRVEPQSGATHVRFLSFLRRDQAPNQRGVFSTDLWPYHEGLTLAEATNELTFLAVGVYGKELPKQHGAPIRLVTPWKYGFKGIKSIVAIEFVDHQPPTFWNQLVPDEYGFWANVNPDMPHPRWSQQTERLLGSDEQRQTVIFNGYGEFVAHLYQPPRREFFF
- the hoxE gene encoding bidirectional hydrogenase complex protein HoxE, with the protein product MSQQKTQPESTLPKNLAADPRFLAVERTIKQYQFRADALIEVLHVAQEAFGYLSEELMSYVARQLKIPYSRVYGVATFYHFFSLEPRGKHSCVVCTGTACYVKRSSEIVARLEQEFDVRAGKTTADGALTLSTVRCLGSCGLAPVMVLDGETVGRCSSESAVAAVHVLIDSGRTPGSIAAEEQSRRKRRGGGA
- a CDS encoding NuoF family protein, with the protein product MIRAELKRMAEEERQRQERLFCRIMVCAGTPCLSAGALPVLEALREAVAESRLDAGIEAVGTGCMGPCSRGPLVKVRIRGKETVYERVTPELARQILFSVVKGRRPPTVAALPPELPFFARQMKVVLANSGSINPERIEEYAASGGYSALSHALHEMTPEEVCREISTSGLRGRGGAGYPTGVKWNLARKAPGERKYVVANGDEGDPGAYMDRSVMESDPHRVLEGMALAGYAIGAEQGFIYVRGEYYLAGRRLEAAIRDAERKGLLGSRVLGSNFNFRIDIRTGAGAFVCGEETSLMASIMGKRGQPWHRPPYPAQRGLWGSPTLINNVETLAAVPVVIGRGADWFAGVGTARSKGTKVYALSGQVETTGLIEVPMGTTLREVVFEIGGGIPSGKQFKAAQTGGPSGGSIPAEHLDTPLDYESLEAIGTIMGSGGLIIMDETSCMPDVASFFLDFCRDESCGKCVPCRVGTIEMHRLLRRITSGTATMDDLYRLEELCDLVGATSLCGLGMTAPNPVVSTLRYFRAEYEAHIRERRCPAGACSIEPLPPGPEGPELLHAAGAPEEAD